One stretch of Mycteria americana isolate JAX WOST 10 ecotype Jacksonville Zoo and Gardens chromosome 16, USCA_MyAme_1.0, whole genome shotgun sequence DNA includes these proteins:
- the PRPSAP1 gene encoding phosphoribosyl pyrophosphate synthase-associated protein 1 isoform X1, producing the protein MAAGAVFPRGEDGRRGQRRSSRVAELAWLAPRGLHDSLAMNAARSGYRVFSANSTAACTELAKRITERLGAELGKSVVYQETNGETRVEIKESVRGQDIFIIQTIPRDVNTAVMELLIMAYALKTSCARNIIGVIPYFPYSKQSKMRKRGSIVCKLLASMLAKAGLTHIITMDLHQKEIQGFFSFPVDNLRASPFLLQYIQEEIPDYRNAVIVAKSPDAAKRAQSYAERLRLGLAVIHGEAQCTEQDMDDGRHSPPMVKNATVHPGLELPLMMAKEKPPITVVGDVGGRIAIIVDDIIDDVESFVAAAEILKERGAYKIFVMATHGLLSADAPRLIEESSIDEVVVTNTVPHEVQKLQCPKIKTVDISLILSEAIRRIHNGESMAYLFRNITVDD; encoded by the exons ATGGCAGCGGGGGCGGTCTTTCCCCGCGGAGAAGATGGCCGCCGAGGGCAGCGGCGCTCTAGCCGGGTGGCGGAACTCGCTTGGCTGG CTCCACGGGGGTTGCATGACTCTTTGGCGATGAACGCAGCCAGAAGTGGCTACCGGGTCTTCTCGGCCAACTCCACGGCAGCCTGCACCGAGCTGGCGAAGAGGATCACGGA gcGTCTCGGTGCTGAGCTGGGGAAATCTGTTGTGTACCAGGAAACCAATGGAG AAACAAGAGTTGAAATAAAAGAGTCCGTCCGGGGACAGGATATCTTCATTATACAGACAATCCCCAG AGATGTGAATACTGCTGTCATGGAGCTGCTGATAATGGCATATGCACTGAAGACTTCCTGTGCCAGGAACATCATTGGGGTCATCCCTTACTTCCCCtacagcaaacaaagcaaaatgaggaagaGGGGCTCTATAGTCTGCAAGCTGCTGGCTTCGATGCTCGCCAAGGCAG gtttaACACACATTATCACTATGGACCTTCATCAAAAGGAAATTCAAGGCTTCTTCAGCTTTCCAGTAGACAACCTGAGAGCATCCCCTTTCTTGCTTCAGTATATACAGGAAGAA ATTCCAGATTACAGAAACGCAGTTATTGTAGCCAAATCTCCTGATGCAGCTAAAAG GGCTCAGTCTTACGCTGAGAGACTACGGCTTGGACTAGCAGTGATCCATGGAGAGGCGCAGTGTACAGAGCAGGACATGGATGATGGACGTCACTCCCCTCCGATGGTCAAAAATGCAACTGTGCATCCTGGTCTGGAGCTGCCGT tgATGATGGCCAAGGAGAAACCGCCAATAACTGTGGTTGGAGACGTTGGAGGAAGAATTGCCATCATTGTG gATGACATCATCGATGATGTGGAAAGCTTTGTAGCTGCTGCAGAGATCCTGAAAGAGCGCGGAGCCTACAAGATTTTTGTGATGGCTACTCATGGGCTCCTGTCAGCAGATGCCCCCCGTCTCATAGAGGAATCCTCCATCGATGAG GTGGTAGTAACCAACACAGTTCCTCATGAGGTACAGAAGCTGCAGTGCCCCAAGATAAAGACTGTGGATATCAGTTTGATTCTCTCTGAAGCCATCCGACGAATCCACAATGGCGAGTCCATGGCCTATCTCTTTCGCAACATCACTGTTGATGACTAG
- the PRPSAP1 gene encoding phosphoribosyl pyrophosphate synthase-associated protein 1 isoform X2 — protein MNAARSGYRVFSANSTAACTELAKRITERLGAELGKSVVYQETNGETRVEIKESVRGQDIFIIQTIPRDVNTAVMELLIMAYALKTSCARNIIGVIPYFPYSKQSKMRKRGSIVCKLLASMLAKAGLTHIITMDLHQKEIQGFFSFPVDNLRASPFLLQYIQEEIPDYRNAVIVAKSPDAAKRAQSYAERLRLGLAVIHGEAQCTEQDMDDGRHSPPMVKNATVHPGLELPLMMAKEKPPITVVGDVGGRIAIIVDDIIDDVESFVAAAEILKERGAYKIFVMATHGLLSADAPRLIEESSIDEVVVTNTVPHEVQKLQCPKIKTVDISLILSEAIRRIHNGESMAYLFRNITVDD, from the exons ATGAACGCAGCCAGAAGTGGCTACCGGGTCTTCTCGGCCAACTCCACGGCAGCCTGCACCGAGCTGGCGAAGAGGATCACGGA gcGTCTCGGTGCTGAGCTGGGGAAATCTGTTGTGTACCAGGAAACCAATGGAG AAACAAGAGTTGAAATAAAAGAGTCCGTCCGGGGACAGGATATCTTCATTATACAGACAATCCCCAG AGATGTGAATACTGCTGTCATGGAGCTGCTGATAATGGCATATGCACTGAAGACTTCCTGTGCCAGGAACATCATTGGGGTCATCCCTTACTTCCCCtacagcaaacaaagcaaaatgaggaagaGGGGCTCTATAGTCTGCAAGCTGCTGGCTTCGATGCTCGCCAAGGCAG gtttaACACACATTATCACTATGGACCTTCATCAAAAGGAAATTCAAGGCTTCTTCAGCTTTCCAGTAGACAACCTGAGAGCATCCCCTTTCTTGCTTCAGTATATACAGGAAGAA ATTCCAGATTACAGAAACGCAGTTATTGTAGCCAAATCTCCTGATGCAGCTAAAAG GGCTCAGTCTTACGCTGAGAGACTACGGCTTGGACTAGCAGTGATCCATGGAGAGGCGCAGTGTACAGAGCAGGACATGGATGATGGACGTCACTCCCCTCCGATGGTCAAAAATGCAACTGTGCATCCTGGTCTGGAGCTGCCGT tgATGATGGCCAAGGAGAAACCGCCAATAACTGTGGTTGGAGACGTTGGAGGAAGAATTGCCATCATTGTG gATGACATCATCGATGATGTGGAAAGCTTTGTAGCTGCTGCAGAGATCCTGAAAGAGCGCGGAGCCTACAAGATTTTTGTGATGGCTACTCATGGGCTCCTGTCAGCAGATGCCCCCCGTCTCATAGAGGAATCCTCCATCGATGAG GTGGTAGTAACCAACACAGTTCCTCATGAGGTACAGAAGCTGCAGTGCCCCAAGATAAAGACTGTGGATATCAGTTTGATTCTCTCTGAAGCCATCCGACGAATCCACAATGGCGAGTCCATGGCCTATCTCTTTCGCAACATCACTGTTGATGACTAG